A single region of the Mugil cephalus isolate CIBA_MC_2020 chromosome 4, CIBA_Mcephalus_1.1, whole genome shotgun sequence genome encodes:
- the zgc:77375 gene encoding haloacid dehalogenase-like hydrolase domain-containing 5 isoform X2, whose protein sequence is MWCRGVLRTVRRSSSQAGILLDVDGVLLRGGDVLPAARRAFRKLLDPNDNFLFPVVFVTNAGSCQRRDKAQQLSRLLDVQIVPEQVVLSHSPLQAMKTFHDKCVLVSGQGPVTHIARDLGFQNVVTMEQLSEHHPLLDMVEHNRKRSPSLPQIQAIILFGEPVRWETSLQLLIDVLLTNGRPGCMYDSHLSTQLPVLACNMDLVWMAEAPSPRFGHGMFLLCLEAAFRKLTGRELRYEAMLGKPSLMTYQYAEQLLQRQNHDHKISTVYAVGDNLMTDIYGANRYNQYLAQQHAAMTPPAKMAAQGPGSHVMVAEETPSAAQCRSILVCTGVYNPDSPMPSDQNALTETLVMEPDLLQPSHVVEDVEAAVDLMLQRESVVTSDLHDST, encoded by the exons ATGTGGTGTAGGGGTGTCCTGAGGACAGTGAGACGCTCCAGCTCTCAG gcgGGCATCCTCTTGGACGTGGACGGCGTCCTTCTCCGTGGGGGGGACGTCCTCCCAGCAGCTCGTCGCGCCTTCAGGAAACTTCTGGACCCAAACgacaacttcctgtttcctgtggtGTTCGTCACCAATGCAGGAAGTTGTCAGAGACGGGACAAAGCGCAGCAGCTGTCTCGGCTGCTGGACGTCCAG ATCGTCCCGGAGCAGGTGGTTCTTTCCCACAGTCCTTTGCAGGCGATGAAGACGTTCCACGATAAATGTGTCCTGGTGTCGGGACAAGGACCCGTGACCCACATCGCCAGAGA TCTGGGTTTCCAGAACGTTGTGACCATGGAGCAGCTCTCAGAACATCACCCCCTGCTGGACATGGTGGAGCACAACAGGAAGCGGTCACCT AGTCTCCCCCAAATACAAG CAATCATCCTGTTTGGGGAGCCTGTGCGATGGGAGACCAGCCTACAGCTGTTGATTGACGTGCTCTTGACCAATGGGAGACCTGGTTGCATGTACGATTCCCACTTGTCCACCCAGCTGCCGGTCCTTGCTTGTAACATGGACCTGGTTTGGATGGCCGAGGCTCCGTCACCACG GTTTGGCCATGGGATGTTCCTGCTGTGTCTGGAGGCGGCGTTCAGGAAGCTGACGGGTCGGGAGCTGCGGTACGAAGCCATGTTGGGGAAACCCAGCCTGATGACATACCAGTAcgcagagcagctgctgcagaggcaGAACCATGACCACAAGATCAGCACCGTCTATGCTGTCGG GGACAACCTAATGACCGACATCTACGGCGCAAACCGATACAACCAGTATCTGGCTCAGCAGCACGCCGCCATGACGCCTCCAGCCAAGATGGCTGCACAGGGACCAGGAAGTCATGTGATGGTGGCAGAGGAGACACCGTCTGCTGCTCAGTGTCGATCTATTCTG GTGTGCACAGGGGTCTATAATCCTGACTCCCCGATGCCTAGCGACCAGAACGCCCTCACTGAGACCCTGGTCATGGAGCCGGACCTGCTGCAGCCAAGCCACGTGGTGGAGGACGTGGAGGCCGCTGTGGACCTGATGCTGCAGCGGGAGAGCGTCGTGACCTCTGACCTACACGACTCCACCTGA
- the isy1 gene encoding pre-mRNA-splicing factor ISY1 homolog, with the protein MARNAEKAMTALARFRQAQLEEGKVKERRPFLASECSELPKAEKWRRQIISEISKKVAQIQNAGLGEFRIRDLNDEINKLLREKRHWEVRIKELGGPDYGRFGPRMLDHEGKEVPGNRGYKYFGAARDLPGVRELFEKEPAPVLRKTRAELMKEVDAEYYGYRDEDDGVLLPLETQHERQGVLEAVQRWRTERESRVSGQKPEEEEEEESIYNIHDEEPDDDESREEQGDEGGVTFIAHVPVPSQREVEEALVRRKKMELFQRYASETLQAQSQEARTLLGL; encoded by the exons atg gCCAGGAATGCTGAGAAAGCCAT gACGGCGCTGGCTCGTTTCAGACAAgctcagctggaggagggaaaagtaaag GAGAGGAGACCTTTTCTGGCGTCAGAGTGCAGTGAACTTCCTAAAGCTGAAAAATGGAGACGACAG atcatcagcGAGATCTCGAAGAAGGTCGCTCAGATACAGAACG CTGGTCTTGGTGAGTTCAGGATCCGGGACCTGAACGATGAAATCAACAAGTTGCTCAGAGAGAAGCGTCACTGGGAGGTCCGGATCAAGGAGCTGGGTGGACCGGACTACGGG CGCTTCGGGCCCAGGATGCTGGACCACGAGGGGAAGGAGGTTCCAGGGAACCGGGGCTACAAGTACTTTGGAGCAGCCAGAGACCTCCCAGGCGTCCGGGAGCTGTTCGAGAAGGAGC CTGCCCCGGTGCTGAGGAAGACGAGGGCGGAGCTGATGAAGGAGGTGGATGCAGAGTATTATGGGTACCGAGACGAAGACGACGGCGTCCTGCTTCCTCTGGAGACGCAGCACGAGAGACAAG gTGTGCTGGAGGCCGTGCAGCGGTGGAGAACTGAAAGAGAATCTCGTGTTTCTGGACAGaaaccagaggaagaggaggaagaggagagtaTCTACAACATCCACGATGAAGAG cctgaTGATGACGAGAGCCGGGAGGAGCAGGGGGACGAGGGAGGAGTCACGTTCATCGCTCACGTCCCCGTCCCGTCCCAGAGAGAG gtgGAGGAGGCTCTGGTCcggaggaagaagatggagtTGTTCCAACGTTACGCCAGCGAGACACTTCAGGCTCAGAGCCAAGAGGCCCGGACTCTGCTGGGACTCTGA
- the mkrn2 gene encoding E3 ubiquitin-protein ligase makorin-2 yields the protein MSTKQVTCRYFLHGVCREGSRCLFSHDPTSSKPSTICKFYQRGTCSYGERCRYDHIKPSSRGGGASEDTAAGGTSLRGGPKRTLVLRDRALGVDSIFGGPGLGPEAAASAVSPACPPSYVDAIRTGLQGSSQEPGGGAYRDVSQLCPYAAAGHCYYGDSCTYLHGDRCDVCGLQVLHPQDPEQRTAHHKMCLLAFEADMDKAFAVQLSQDKVCSICMELVVQKTNPSNRRFGILSSCCHVFCLSCIRQWRCTRTFSNKIIKSCPQCRVVSEFVIPSVHWVEDQEEKDHLIDVFKSGVGKKACKYFDQGRGSCPFGGNCLYLHAFPDGTRAEPDRPRKQLSSEGNVRFMNSVRLWDFIEEREQRTIPASMDDDITELRELFMQMSAPSQDEPETPDQ from the exons atgagcaCCAAACAGGTGACCTGCAG GTACTTTCTCCACGGAGTCTGCAGAGAAGGAAGCCGCTGTTTGTTCTCTCACGACCCGACGAGCAGCAAACCGTCAACGATCTGCAAGTTCTACCAGCGCGGAACGTGCAGCTACGGGGAGCGCTGCAG GTATGACCACATCAAACCTTCTTCcagagggggcggagcttcaGAGGACACAGCAGCTGGAGGGACGTCCCTCCGAGGAGGACCCAAGAGGACACTGGTCCTGAGGGACAGAG CTCTGGGTGTGGACAGTATTTTTGGAGGTCCTGGTCTGGGTCCAGAGGCGGCGGCGTCTGCGGTGTCCCCAGCATGTCCCCCGTCCTACGTGGACGCCATCAGGACGGGTCTCCAGGGTTCTTCACAGGAACCAG GGGGTGGGGCTTATCGTGACGTCTCCCAGCTGTGTCCCTACGCCGCTGCGGGACACTGTTACTATGGAGACAGCTGTACGTATCTCCATGGCGACCGGTGTGACGTGTGTGGACTTCAGGTTCTTCACCCCCAGGACCCCGAGCAGAGGACGGCCCACCACAAG ATGTGTCTTCTGGCCTTCGAGGCAGACATGGACAAGGCGTTCGCGGTCCAGCTTAGCCAGGACAAG GTGTGCTCGATCTGCATGGAGCTGGTGGTCCAGAAGACAAACCCGTCCAACCGCAGGTTTGGGATCCTGTCCTCCTGCTGCCACGTCTTCTGTCTGTCCTGCATCCGGCAGTGGCGCTGCACCAGGACCTTCAGCAACAAGATCATCAA GTCGTGTCCCCAGTGCCGGGTTGTCTCTGAGTTCGTCATCCCCTCAGTGCACTGGgtggaggaccaggaggagaaGGACCATCTCATAGACGTCTTCAAGTCTGGGGTTGG GAAGAAGGCCTGTAAGTACTTCGACCAGGGACGCGGCTCGTGTCCTTTTGGAGGGAACTGTTTGTATCTTCATGCGTTTCCAGATGGAACCCGAGCAGAACCGGACCGGCCCCGGAAACAGCTGAGCTCCGAGGGCAACGTCCGG ttcaTGAACAGCGTTCGTCTGTGGGACTTCATCGAGGAGCGAGAGCAGCGCACCATCCCAGCGTCCATGGATGATGACATCACCGAGCTGAGGGAGCTCTTCATGCAGATGTCGGCGCCGAGTCAGGACGAaccagagactccagaccagtAG
- the tsen2 gene encoding tRNA-splicing endonuclease subunit Sen2 isoform X1, translating to MQAEFRAPRRRSRVHEDYEAPLPVQRSRYRAELINQHVVVRHPEHIQKIHDQGYFGKGVLSRARPDHSVSDQWERHQDQILPVLSQHRYEELLRWAGTALSAQGLDDEAVNQTLLRLSQPIEMEEATGGEEPGPEGGVSLTAKRRSLWSDVQPEAKRSCRLDPEDQNPDPSSDQNPDPSSDLDSDSTRDPGSDPDSDLDSDSDPGPLVPGPGFVLVVSDNEAGGGVRELRPTPFFLSEYLQLSLEEAFFLVYGLGCLSVYLHQEPLSVIQLWRKFKSLRPDFVSSYAAYHHYRSRGWVPKTGGGAKYGADLMLYRKGPPFYHASYSVVIERADDAFRGSTLRRFSWRSLAALSRITANVSKELMLCYVIHPADQSEAELDSPVCLRRLRVQEVIVSRWVSTKEREQDDI from the exons ATGCAGGCGGAGTTCCGGGCTCCGAGGCGCAGGTCCCGGGTCCATGAGGACTACGAGGCTCCGCTGCCGGTGCAGAGGAGCCGGTACCGGGCAGAGCTCATCAACCAGCACGTGGTGGTCCGTCACCCAGAACACATCCAGAAGATCCACGACCAG GGTTACTTCGGTAAAGGGGTCCTGTCCAGAGCCAGACCTGACCACAGCGTCTCTGACCAATGGGAGC GACACCAGGACCAGATCCTCCCGGTCCTCTCACAGCACAG GTATGAAGAGCTGCTCAGGTGGGCGGGGACTGCGCTCTCTGCTCAGGGACTGGACGATGAAGCTGTCAATCAAACGCTTCTCAGACTGTCTCAGCCAATAGAGATGGAGGAGGCGACAGGGGGGGAGGAGCCAGGGCCAGAGGGTGGAGTCAGCCTTACGGCAAAgaggcggagcctgtggtcagATGTCCAACCAGAGGCCAAGAGAAGCtgcag GCTCGACCCAGAAGACCAGAACCCTGATCCCAGCTCAGACCAGAACCCTGATCCCAGCTCAGACCTGGACTCTGACTCCACCAGAGACCCTGGTTCTGATCCTGATTCCGATCTAGACTCTGACTCTGATCCAGGTCCTCTGGTTCCAGGTCCTGGTTTTGTCCTGGTCGTCTCTGACAATGAG GCTGGAGGCGGGGTCCGGGAGCTGAGGCCGACGCCCTTCTTCCTGTCCGAGTACCTGCAACTCAGTCTGGAGGAG gcCTTCTTCTTGGTGTACGGTCTGGGCTGTCTGTCCGTCTACCTCCACCAG gaGCCGCTGTCCGTCATCCAGCTGTGGAGGAAGTTCAAGTCTCTGCGTCCAGACTTCGTCAGCTCCTACGCAGCTTATCATCACTACCGCAGCAGGGGGTGGGTCCCTAAGACAGGGGGCGGGGCCAAGTACGGCGCTGACCTCA tgttgtaCAGGAAAGGACCGCCCTTCTACCACGCCAG TTACTCTGTGGTGATAGAGCGGGCTGACGATGCGTTCAGGGGCTCAACGCTGCGTCGGTTTTCCTGGCGTTCTCTGGCAGCTCTGAGCAGGATCACGGCCAACGTCTCCAAG GAGCTGATGCTGTGCTACGTCATCCATCCAGccgaccaatcagaggccgAGCTGGACTCACCTGTGTGTCTGAGGAGGCTGAGGGTTCAG GAAGTCATCGTCAGCCGCTGGGTGTCGACTAAAGAACGAGAGCAGGACgacatctga
- the pcif1 gene encoding mRNA (2'-O-methyladenosine-N(6)-)-methyltransferase yields MSNDSQGSVKGEAATMVSPSGPASSQGPPLSPSTTSKTPELPDELVQAGWSKCWSRRENRPYYFNRFTNQSLWEVPVLGQHDVISDPLGLNAAPAEGGDGNLGNGQRKRRSSEEQGAGPNSFKRVKVEPSTPISPSTPGVKPWSSAPEDKQAQPATPTTQSPAPAPAPYRPAVVYWDLDVQTNAVIREHPPAHHLPPHPEIELQRAQLVTKLRQHYHELCHQREGIDPPRESFNRWLLERKVIDKGQDPLLPSDCEPVISPSMFREVMNDIPIRLSRIKYKEEARKLLFRYAEAAKKMIDSRNASPESRKVVKWNAEDTMSWLRRDHSASKEDYMDRLEHLRQQCGPHVAAVAKDSVEGICSKIYQLSSEYSRRLRQTHLSLLPDPPPETCASPPPSRLVYCYPVRLAMPSPPLPRVELHFENDVACLRFRGEMVKVNRGHFSKLELLYRYSCIDDPRFEKFLSRVWCLLKRYQVMFGSGANEGTGLQGALPVAVFETLNRQFGVSFECFASPLNCYFKQFCSAFPDTDGFFGSRGPFLSFCPVSGSFEANPPFCEELMDAMVTHFEDLLNQSSEPLSFIVFVPEWRDPVTPALTRMEGSRFLRHQMNVPAYEHEYRSGSQHLCKRDEMYYRAVHGTAVLFLQNEAGFAKWGPTPERLAELTAAYRPALTRSSSLSSPGPAPAGERDSAPKASDRTQSVASPGGHDNNNNSSSSSSSSSSPQDKMAAV; encoded by the exons ATGTCCAATGACAGCCAGGGATCAGTAAAGGGGGAGGCGGCCACCATGGTGTCTCCCTCTGGCCCCGCCTCCTCTCAGGGACCGCCCCTTTCTCCGTCCACCACCTCCAAAACACCTGAGCTCCCAG ATGAGCTCGTCCAGGCGGGATGGTCCAAGTGCTGGTCTCGGAGGGAGAACCGGCCGTACTACTTCAACAGATTCACCAATCAGAGCCTGTGGGAGGTTCCAGTTCTGGGTCAGCATGATGTCATC TCTGATCCTTTAGGTCTGAACGCGGCTCCGGCAGAGGGCGGAGACGGTAACCTTGGTAACggtcagaggaagaggaggagctctgaggagcagggggcggggcctaacaGCTTCAAGCGTGTCAAA GTGGAGCCCAGCACGCCCATCTCTCCCAGCACCCCCGGGGTCAAACCCTGGAGCTCCGCCCCCGAAGACAAACAGGCCCAGCCGGCCACGCCCACTACACAGAGCCCCGCCCCTGCCCCCGCCCCCTACAGGCCAGCTGT TGTGTACTGGGACCTGGACGTCCAGACCAACGCAGTGATCAGAGAGCACCCCCCCGCCCACCAcctgcccccccaccccgaGATCGAGCTGCAGAGGGCGCAGCTCGTCACCAAGCTGAGGCAACACTACCACGAGCTGTGCCACCAGAGGGAAG GTATCGATCCTCCTCGCGAGTCCTTCAACCGCTGGCTGCTGGAGAGGAAGGTCATCGACAAAGGTCAGGACCCTCTGCTGCCCAGCGACTGTGAGCCGGTCATTTCCCCGTCCATGTTCAGGGAGGTGATGAACGACATCCCCATCAG ATTGTCTCGTATCAAGTACAAAGAAGAAGCTCGGAAGCTGCTGTTCAGATACGCGGAAGCTGCCAAGAAGATGATTGACTCCAG GAATGCGAGTCCTGAGAGCAGGAAGGTGGTGAAGTGGAACGCGGAGGACACTATGAGCTGGCTGCGCCGAGACCACTCAGCGAGCAAGGAGGACTACATG GACCGCCTGGAGCACCTGAGGCAGCAGTGTGGTCCTCATGTAGCGGCCGTGGCCAAAGACTCTGTGGAGGGAATCTGTTCTAAGATCTACCAGCTGTCGTCTGAGTACAGCCGCCGCCTCAGACAGACTCACCTGAGCCTCCTGCCGGACCCGCCCCCAG AGACGTGTGCGTCGCCGCCCCCCTCCCGCCTGGTCTACTGTTACCCGGTCCGTCTCGCCATGCCgtcgccccccctcccccgggTAGAGCTCCACTTTGAGAACGACGTGGCCTGTCTCCGCTTCAGGGGCGAGATGGTCAAAGTCAACAGAGGACACTTCAGCAAGCTG GAGCTGTTGTACAGGTACAGCTGTATAGACGATCCCCGCTTTGAGAAGTTCCTGTCCAGAGTCTGGTGCCTCCTGAAGAGATACCAG GTGATGTTTGGCAGCGGTGCTAACGAGGGGACGggcctgcagggggcgctgccGGTGGCCGTGTTTGAGACCTTGAACCGTCAGTTCGGAGTTTCCTTCGAGTGTTTCGCTTCGCCGCTAAACTGCTACTTTAAACAGTTCTGCTCAGCGTTCCCCGACACGGACGGCTTCTTCGGCTCCAGAGG GCCGTTCCTGTCCTTCTGTCCCGTCAGCGGCTCGTTTGAAGCCAACCCTCCCTTCTGTGAGGAGCTGATGGACGCCATGGTGACGCATTTTGAG GACTTGTTGAACCAGTCCTCAGAACCTCTGTCCTTCATCGTTTTCGTCCCTGAGTGGCGCGACCCTGTGACGCCGGCTCTGACCCGTATGGAGGGAAGCCGGTTCCTCCGGCACCAGATGAACGTCCCGGCCTATGAGCACGAGTACCGGTCCGGGAGTCAGCACCTCTGCAAGAg GGATGAGATGTACTACCGGGCCGTCCATGGTACTGCAGTTCTCTTCCTCCAGAACGAGGCCGGTTTTGCGAAGTGGGGTCCGACTCCAGAGCGTCTGGCTGAGCTGACAGCAGCGTACCGG
- the zgc:77375 gene encoding haloacid dehalogenase-like hydrolase domain-containing 5 isoform X1, producing the protein MWCRGVLRTVRRSSSQAGILLDVDGVLLRGGDVLPAARRAFRKLLDPNDNFLFPVVFVTNAGSCQRRDKAQQLSRLLDVQIVPEQVVLSHSPLQAMKTFHDKCVLVSGQGPVTHIARDLGFQNVVTMEQLSEHHPLLDMVEHNRKRSPSSSLQSLPQIQAIILFGEPVRWETSLQLLIDVLLTNGRPGCMYDSHLSTQLPVLACNMDLVWMAEAPSPRFGHGMFLLCLEAAFRKLTGRELRYEAMLGKPSLMTYQYAEQLLQRQNHDHKISTVYAVGDNLMTDIYGANRYNQYLAQQHAAMTPPAKMAAQGPGSHVMVAEETPSAAQCRSILVCTGVYNPDSPMPSDQNALTETLVMEPDLLQPSHVVEDVEAAVDLMLQRESVVTSDLHDST; encoded by the exons ATGTGGTGTAGGGGTGTCCTGAGGACAGTGAGACGCTCCAGCTCTCAG gcgGGCATCCTCTTGGACGTGGACGGCGTCCTTCTCCGTGGGGGGGACGTCCTCCCAGCAGCTCGTCGCGCCTTCAGGAAACTTCTGGACCCAAACgacaacttcctgtttcctgtggtGTTCGTCACCAATGCAGGAAGTTGTCAGAGACGGGACAAAGCGCAGCAGCTGTCTCGGCTGCTGGACGTCCAG ATCGTCCCGGAGCAGGTGGTTCTTTCCCACAGTCCTTTGCAGGCGATGAAGACGTTCCACGATAAATGTGTCCTGGTGTCGGGACAAGGACCCGTGACCCACATCGCCAGAGA TCTGGGTTTCCAGAACGTTGTGACCATGGAGCAGCTCTCAGAACATCACCCCCTGCTGGACATGGTGGAGCACAACAGGAAGCGGTCACCT TCATCTTCTTTGCAGAGTCTCCCCCAAATACAAG CAATCATCCTGTTTGGGGAGCCTGTGCGATGGGAGACCAGCCTACAGCTGTTGATTGACGTGCTCTTGACCAATGGGAGACCTGGTTGCATGTACGATTCCCACTTGTCCACCCAGCTGCCGGTCCTTGCTTGTAACATGGACCTGGTTTGGATGGCCGAGGCTCCGTCACCACG GTTTGGCCATGGGATGTTCCTGCTGTGTCTGGAGGCGGCGTTCAGGAAGCTGACGGGTCGGGAGCTGCGGTACGAAGCCATGTTGGGGAAACCCAGCCTGATGACATACCAGTAcgcagagcagctgctgcagaggcaGAACCATGACCACAAGATCAGCACCGTCTATGCTGTCGG GGACAACCTAATGACCGACATCTACGGCGCAAACCGATACAACCAGTATCTGGCTCAGCAGCACGCCGCCATGACGCCTCCAGCCAAGATGGCTGCACAGGGACCAGGAAGTCATGTGATGGTGGCAGAGGAGACACCGTCTGCTGCTCAGTGTCGATCTATTCTG GTGTGCACAGGGGTCTATAATCCTGACTCCCCGATGCCTAGCGACCAGAACGCCCTCACTGAGACCCTGGTCATGGAGCCGGACCTGCTGCAGCCAAGCCACGTGGTGGAGGACGTGGAGGCCGCTGTGGACCTGATGCTGCAGCGGGAGAGCGTCGTGACCTCTGACCTACACGACTCCACCTGA
- the LOC125006360 gene encoding MKRN2 opposite strand protein-like, with product MEQSVIRLSHCHKEIFCFSVPSECPNCGEELRGSRLQEAPVSLPSPFTNGHKSSCCLLVAPAHDNHDRDFGGTSDLHTGISNTKGVVYNYTRGGVLRDLSGWERCVSVPLVRPDMFHLLAQWDQYLDRFSDGPMWDPAWHRFDEDNHNCFSFCLQFVNSVLAAEGRDALSRDAFTSSFILRVRMVQVHHCTRHQRPVYL from the exons ATGGAGCAGAGTGTGATCCGACTCAGCCACTGTCACAAGGAGATCTTCTGTTTCTCGGTTCCATCTGAATGTCCCAACTGTGGCGAGGAGCTGAGGGGGAGCAGACTGCAGGAGGCGCCGGTGAGCCTCCCGTCCCCCTTCACCAACGGACACAAGAGCTCCTGCTGCCTCCTGGTCGCACCTGCACACGATAACCATGACAG AGACTTTGGTGGAACGTCAGATCTTCACACCGGCATCTCCAACACTAAAG gtgtggtGTATAATTACACCCGGGGGGGGGTCCTCCGGGACCTGAGTGGATGGGAGCGCTGTGTCAGCGTTCCCCTGGTCCGACCCGATATGTTTCACCTTCTGGCTCAGTGGGACCAGTACCTGGACCGCTTCTCCGATGGACCCATGTGGGACCCGGCCTGGCACAG GTTTGATGAGGACAACCACAACTGCTTCAGCTTCTGCCTTCAGTTTGTGAACAGCGTCCTGGCGGCGGAAGGACGCGACGCTCTGAGCAGAGACGCCTTCACCAGCAGCTTCATCCTGCGAGTGAGGATGGTTCAAGTTCACCACTGTACCAGGCATCAGAGACCAGTCTACCTGTGA
- the tsen2 gene encoding tRNA-splicing endonuclease subunit Sen2 isoform X2: MQAEFRAPRRRSRVHEDYEAPLPVQRSRYRAELINQHVVVRHPEHIQKIHDQGYFGKGVLSRARPDHSVSDQWERHQDQILPVLSQHRYEELLRWAGTALSAQGLDDEAVNQTLLRLSQPIEMEEATGGEEPGPEGGVSLTAKRRSLWSDVQPEAKRSCRLDPEDQNPDPSSDQNPDPSSDLDSDSTRDPGSDPDSDLDSDSDPGPLVPGPGFVLVVSDNEAGGGVRELRPTPFFLSEYLQLSLEEAFFLVYGLGCLSVYLHQEPLSVIQLWRKFKSLRPDFVSSYAAYHHYRSRGWVPKTGGGAKYGADLMLYRKGPPFYHARQVGQKHAET, from the exons ATGCAGGCGGAGTTCCGGGCTCCGAGGCGCAGGTCCCGGGTCCATGAGGACTACGAGGCTCCGCTGCCGGTGCAGAGGAGCCGGTACCGGGCAGAGCTCATCAACCAGCACGTGGTGGTCCGTCACCCAGAACACATCCAGAAGATCCACGACCAG GGTTACTTCGGTAAAGGGGTCCTGTCCAGAGCCAGACCTGACCACAGCGTCTCTGACCAATGGGAGC GACACCAGGACCAGATCCTCCCGGTCCTCTCACAGCACAG GTATGAAGAGCTGCTCAGGTGGGCGGGGACTGCGCTCTCTGCTCAGGGACTGGACGATGAAGCTGTCAATCAAACGCTTCTCAGACTGTCTCAGCCAATAGAGATGGAGGAGGCGACAGGGGGGGAGGAGCCAGGGCCAGAGGGTGGAGTCAGCCTTACGGCAAAgaggcggagcctgtggtcagATGTCCAACCAGAGGCCAAGAGAAGCtgcag GCTCGACCCAGAAGACCAGAACCCTGATCCCAGCTCAGACCAGAACCCTGATCCCAGCTCAGACCTGGACTCTGACTCCACCAGAGACCCTGGTTCTGATCCTGATTCCGATCTAGACTCTGACTCTGATCCAGGTCCTCTGGTTCCAGGTCCTGGTTTTGTCCTGGTCGTCTCTGACAATGAG GCTGGAGGCGGGGTCCGGGAGCTGAGGCCGACGCCCTTCTTCCTGTCCGAGTACCTGCAACTCAGTCTGGAGGAG gcCTTCTTCTTGGTGTACGGTCTGGGCTGTCTGTCCGTCTACCTCCACCAG gaGCCGCTGTCCGTCATCCAGCTGTGGAGGAAGTTCAAGTCTCTGCGTCCAGACTTCGTCAGCTCCTACGCAGCTTATCATCACTACCGCAGCAGGGGGTGGGTCCCTAAGACAGGGGGCGGGGCCAAGTACGGCGCTGACCTCA tgttgtaCAGGAAAGGACCGCCCTTCTACCACGCCAG ACAGGTAGGACAGAAACATGCTGAGACATAG